GCCACCGGCGAAGGCGGGTACGGAAAGCACGCTGAGGCCAGCAACCAGTGCGAAGCTTTTAGCGAGACGGCGAGGAGTAGTAGTGAAAGTCATGGTGTACCTCTCTTTCAGTTTTGCGCCCGGTCGGGCGTCTCGGATTTAGTGTTGATGGCTACGTTTTGTTGGCGAGCGCCGGCTTGTTTAAGCTCTGCGACCCACTGCGGGTCGGCGTCGCCGATTTCGTTGTTCACAGGCAGATATCGTTCAGGAAACTCCCAGATCAGCACCTGTGGCGGGCTGTTCTTGAAGTCATCGCTTTTCAGGTAGCTGAGCATCGGCAGGATCGGGCCGTGACCGTCTTCGGCGTAATTGACCACGTCGCTGTGCAGCGCTTGTTTCAGCGCACCGACGAAGTTCCAGTTGGGGTTGGCGCTGTAGCTGGTACCGATCAGCGCGACCGGCACTTCGCTGTTGGCGAACAACGCGTCGTCACCGGCAGGTTGCTCGCCAGCGGCTACGGTGTTGCGCTTTTGCAGCGGCTCTTGCGCCGGCATCAGGTTTTCGAACAGCGGGTCCAGCGGCAGGAACAGACGCAGGTCGCCCTTGTGCGTGACCTTCTCGGCCGGCGTGGTGACGAAGCGCTGTGGCTCGCCGCTGAGCGGGAACTTGTCGGCGATGGTTTTCGCCAGGGTGTTAGCCGCGACCTCGGCGCCCTCAGGCGTCCAGTGCGTATCGGTGCGCAGGAACACTTGCTGACCGTTCTGCTTGGCCTGTTGCAATGGCTTGAGCAGGTCAGGGGCGAGGATCTTGTCCGCCGCAACGCGGTGGTGGAAATCCTCATAGAGGTTGGCGTGAATGCTCGCCGGTTTCACTTCACCCAGGTGTTCCGGGTACAGGCGAACCTTGGCCGGCACGATCGCCATCACCAGTTTCACGCCTTTCTCTTTCAGGGTCTGGCGTACGCCTTCGACCAGCGCGTAGTTGCCTTGCAGGTTCAGCTCTTCGTTGACGATCGGGTTGAATTCCTCATCGCTGTACAACCACTGGTCGCGACCGAGCACGACGCCCGGACGACCTTCGTTGAACAGTTTGAAATCCAGCGCGGCCCAGAGGTTGGTGCCCAGACGCTTGATCGGAAACTCTTCGTCATAGTGGGTTTCCACGGCTTTGGTCCAGCGGCCGTTGAGCACCGTCGCGTCGGCGTTGGTGCTGAAGCCGAAGAAGCTGCGTACCGACCACAGACCCAGGACCAGCAGGGTCACCAGGAACAGGGCGATGTAGAAGATGCGTAATGAGCGGGTCATGTCAGATCCCTCAGAACTGGAAGTAAAGGAACGGCGAGAAGCTTTGCGCCGAGAGTTTGAGAATCGAGGCGATGAACAGCAGCAGGATCAAGCCGCGCATCACGTAACGAGACCAGTCCGCCGTCCAGTAGGCCGGTTGCACCTGGGCGTCGACGCCGACGGTGTAGCCAGGCTCGTGGATGCTCGCCGGGTTTTCGCCGGGGGCTGCCTTGATCATTCCTGGGGTCGCAGCGGCCGGGCCGTCGGTTTCGACGTTGACCACTGGCTTGGTTTTGACCGGAGGCTGGTTGGTGTAGAGATCACGCAGACCGAAGAACGCCAGCGTCACGTAAGCCACCACCAGCGTCGCCACTTGCAGACCGGTGAGGCTGGCCTGATTGAGTTCCGACAGCGACCAGTCACCGAAGCTGAACATCGCGCCGTACATGCGCCCGGCAACGTGCAGGTTCTCGGCACGGAAGATCACCCAGCCCATGACCACGAGCAGGAAGGTCAGTGCCCAGCGGATCGGGTTGAGGCTGCGCGGCGAGGTGTTCAGGCCCAGTGCCTTTTCAATCGCCAGCCACATGCCGTGCCAGGCGCCCCAGACGATGTAGGTGATGTTCGCACCGTGCCACAGACCACCGAGCAGCATGGTCAGGAACAGGTTGCGATAGGTCATCAGCGTGCCTTTACGGTTACCGCCCAGAGTGATGTACAGGTAGTCACGCAACCAGGTCGACAGGCTGATGTGCCAGCGGCGCCAGAACTCGGTGATCGACTGGCTGATGTACGGCTGCTTGAAGTTTTCCATGAAACGGAAACCCATCATCAAGCCCAGGCCGATGGCCATGTCGCTGTAACCGGAGAAGTCGAAGTACAGCTGCGCGGTGTACGCCAGCGCGCCGAGCCAGGCATCACCGGTGGTCGGGTTTTGCAGGGCGAAGCAATGGTCGGCCACGACTGCGAGGGTGTCGGCAATGAAGACCTTCTTGATGAAACCCTGCATGAACCGTGTGCAGCCCTCGGAGAATTTGTCGAGGGTGTGCGTGCGGTTGTTGAACTGGTCGGCGAGGTCACGGAAACGCAGCACCGGGCCGGCAATCAGGTGCGGGAAGATCGCCACGAATGCCGCGAAGTCGATCAGGTTACGGGTGGCCGGGGTGTCGCCGCGGTACACGTCGATGATGTAGCTGATGGACTCGAAGATGTAGAACGAGATCCCGATCGGCAACAGCACGTGCGTGAGGATGAACGGCTCAAGACCCACCGACGTCATCATCGCGTTGATGCTGTCGACGCCGAAGTTGGCGTACTTGAAGTAGCCGAGGATGCACAGATCCACTGCCACGCCGGCCAGCAACCAGCGCTGGGCCGGTTTGGTCCTGACGCCAGCGGCACCGACTTTGAGGCCGATCCAGTAGTTCCACAGCGTCACCGCTGCGAACAATGCGAGGAAGTCCACCCGCCACCACGCGTAGAACACGTAGCTGGCGATCAGCAGCAGCAGGTTGCGATAGCGTTGCCCGCTCAAGTAGTACAAGCCGAGAAAGATCGGCAAGAACAGAAACAGGAACACGTTGGATGAAAATACCATCCCGATCTCTCCATGTTTGAACCAACAGTCAAGGGCCAAAGCCCCCCCAGACCCCCCACGCAAAACCGGAGGGCTAACTCACAAAACTCAAACCTGATACCGAACCCTGTAGGAGCTGCCGAAGGCTGCGATCTGTTGATCTTCAAAAGCCCGATCAAAAGATCGCAGCCTTCGGCAACTCCTACATTGGGTGGTGTGCGATCTATGAACCCTTGTTGCCCTTTTCATGGGTCGGGTCATAGACCTTGGTCAGGTCGCCACCGAGGCGGAAGGTCTTGAACGGCTGCATGCCGCGCTTTTTCTCGATCACCTCCGGCGCACAGGTGTAGAGCGTGCAGAACGGTTCGAGCCAGGCGAATTTCATGTCCTCTTTGAGGTCGGTCATGTCCTGCTTCTTGCCGTTCTTCTCTTCGAATTCGTCCGGGTCTTTCACGCCGGACAACACGCGATCACCCAGACGCTTCAGCGCGCCGTTGTTTTCCTGACGCAAATCCACACCGTTGACCTGAGCAAAACTCGCAATCATCGCCAGCGGCGGCAGGGCGTAGTTGTGGTAGGCGAGGGCGCGTTGCTGGCGCTTGAGTTCGTTCGGCAGATAGCCGTCGGCATCGATCTGATTGGCGCCGACCTTGTATTCCTTGACCGCCCAATCGAACAGGTCGCGGCGGTTGGTCGCGACCGACGTCGCCATCACCGACCATGCGGCCCAGTACGAGTGGTTGTTGGTTTTTTCCAGCGGCAGGTTGTCCCAGTCGCTGACCACCTGATCGGCCATTTTGCTGAACCACGCTTCGATCTCCTGCGCTTCCTGCTGGTGTTGTGCCAGCGGATGCGAGTCGGAGAACTTCAGGCGTATGTACGAAGAGGCCATGCTGCCCAGCGCCCATTTGCGCATCGACTTGCCGGTGTGGTTGAAGTCTTTCGACATCAAGGCATCAGCCTTGGCCCACGCGGTCAGCCAGTTCAGCGTGCAATCAAGCTGCTCCGGGCGACCGTCACGCATGAACTGCATCACGCGTTTGGCGGTGCCGCGTTCCAGCGTGGTGATGTCTTTGGTGGTGTCGCGGAAGGCTTTTTCCGACTGCACGTTCAGGGTCGAACGCGCCTTGTCCGAGCCTTCGTATTTGCTGCGAAATTGCAGCGGGCCGGTGTACGGCGCCGGCATCGCGTCGCAGCCTTCGCTTTTGTCGCCGGTCTTGAATTTATCCACAGGCGCAAAATAGCCCTGAGGTGGACGCAGTGGCGCGGCGGCCTGCGCGGTGCCGGCGAAGATCGCCAGCCCGAGCAGCGTCGGCGCTAAAAGAGTTTTCAGTTTCGAGTTTCGCATAGCAGACCTCATTGCCCGACCTGAGCGGTTTGTTGCCCAGCGCCCGGGAATACGTTGCGTTTGCAGATTTTCGCTTCGACTTTCTGTGGCGCGGCGCCGGCTTCTGGCCCTTGGACTTCGACCGCCAGCAGGTTTTGCGAGGCCCAGTCTTCGTCCGTGCGCAGCTCAAAGGCGAAACGACCGTCGGTGTCGGAGGTTTCCGGTTTCTCGATCTTGATGTCCTCGTGGCGACCGTTCATGTACCAGAGGGTGGCTTGCAGGGTTTTCACCGAGGTGTCGGCGAAGCGGATGTCGACCTGATGGCTGCTGTTCTGCAGGTTCAGGTTCTTGCTGTTGACCATCAGTTCTTGTTTGCTGCCCGGCTTCAGCGTGGCGCTGCCGGTCATCTGTGCATCTTTGCCTTCGCAACCGTTGTCGAGCAGGGCCATCATCTGGCGATAGATGGTTTCCTGATCGAGGCGATACAGCGGCGAGAATTCCCAGATGAGAATCTTCGGTGGAGTCTTCTGGAATTCGTCGCTGCCCAGGTACTGCAACATCGAACCTTCCAGACCACCGCCGGGGAAGGCGACGTTGAGAATGTCGGCGCCGATGGCTTCTTCGAGGAAGCCGGCGAAGTTGTAGTTCTTGCCGCTGTGCGATGTACCCACGAGGGTGATTTGCGGGTTGCCGGAATCACCGAACAGATCGCCGTCACCGGCTTCGCCCTTGGGCTCGGTGGTGAACTGGTCCATGTACTGGATTGCGTAACTGGTGCCGCACAGTTGCCCGGCCATGTTGTGCAGGGTGCCGGTCTTGCCCATGCGCCCGGACTTCTTGGTCTCGAACTCACGCTTGGGAATGTCGGCGAAGGCCGGGATCTGCTTGACCTTCTCGGCGACGATTTTCGCTGTGCGCTGGGCACCGTAAGGCGTCCAGTGCTGGTCGCCGCGGAAGTAGAAATCGTGGGCGGGCAGGGTGTCCGGCAGCGATTCGTTGGTCAGCGGCGACAGGTCTGGCACCACGTAACCCATCTTGGCGAAACGGCCGAGCATGGTCTTGTAGTTGCCCAACGCCTTCTCGTAATCGAACGCGGCTTTTTCCTGCGGGTTGAGCTTGTTGCGGTTCACCAGGCCACGGGTCGGCTGATAGACGATCACCAGTTCGACGCCTTTGCTCTTGAACGCATCGTGCAGTTGCTGCATGCGCTTGTAGCCGGCCGGGGTGGTGT
The sequence above is drawn from the Pseudomonas sp. FP2196 genome and encodes:
- a CDS encoding alginate O-acetyltransferase; amino-acid sequence: MTRSLRIFYIALFLVTLLVLGLWSVRSFFGFSTNADATVLNGRWTKAVETHYDEEFPIKRLGTNLWAALDFKLFNEGRPGVVLGRDQWLYSDEEFNPIVNEELNLQGNYALVEGVRQTLKEKGVKLVMAIVPAKVRLYPEHLGEVKPASIHANLYEDFHHRVAADKILAPDLLKPLQQAKQNGQQVFLRTDTHWTPEGAEVAANTLAKTIADKFPLSGEPQRFVTTPAEKVTHKGDLRLFLPLDPLFENLMPAQEPLQKRNTVAAGEQPAGDDALFANSEVPVALIGTSYSANPNWNFVGALKQALHSDVVNYAEDGHGPILPMLSYLKSDDFKNSPPQVLIWEFPERYLPVNNEIGDADPQWVAELKQAGARQQNVAINTKSETPDRAQN
- a CDS encoding mannuronate-specific alginate lyase — encoded protein: MRNSKLKTLLAPTLLGLAIFAGTAQAAAPLRPPQGYFAPVDKFKTGDKSEGCDAMPAPYTGPLQFRSKYEGSDKARSTLNVQSEKAFRDTTKDITTLERGTAKRVMQFMRDGRPEQLDCTLNWLTAWAKADALMSKDFNHTGKSMRKWALGSMASSYIRLKFSDSHPLAQHQQEAQEIEAWFSKMADQVVSDWDNLPLEKTNNHSYWAAWSVMATSVATNRRDLFDWAVKEYKVGANQIDADGYLPNELKRQQRALAYHNYALPPLAMIASFAQVNGVDLRQENNGALKRLGDRVLSGVKDPDEFEEKNGKKQDMTDLKEDMKFAWLEPFCTLYTCAPEVIEKKRGMQPFKTFRLGGDLTKVYDPTHEKGNKGS
- a CDS encoding alginate O-acetyltransferase; translated protein: MHPHLIKLLSLSALTVGILAASQGARADEAAGATPPKFTADPCCNLCPEAHDAKNYTTRYQQNFTTLVQAQGDWLFRTQEDLRTEFNTTPAGYKRMQQLHDAFKSKGVELVIVYQPTRGLVNRNKLNPQEKAAFDYEKALGNYKTMLGRFAKMGYVVPDLSPLTNESLPDTLPAHDFYFRGDQHWTPYGAQRTAKIVAEKVKQIPAFADIPKREFETKKSGRMGKTGTLHNMAGQLCGTSYAIQYMDQFTTEPKGEAGDGDLFGDSGNPQITLVGTSHSGKNYNFAGFLEEAIGADILNVAFPGGGLEGSMLQYLGSDEFQKTPPKILIWEFSPLYRLDQETIYRQMMALLDNGCEGKDAQMTGSATLKPGSKQELMVNSKNLNLQNSSHQVDIRFADTSVKTLQATLWYMNGRHEDIKIEKPETSDTDGRFAFELRTDEDWASQNLLAVEVQGPEAGAAPQKVEAKICKRNVFPGAGQQTAQVGQ
- a CDS encoding MBOAT family protein, with the protein product MVFSSNVFLFLFLPIFLGLYYLSGQRYRNLLLLIASYVFYAWWRVDFLALFAAVTLWNYWIGLKVGAAGVRTKPAQRWLLAGVAVDLCILGYFKYANFGVDSINAMMTSVGLEPFILTHVLLPIGISFYIFESISYIIDVYRGDTPATRNLIDFAAFVAIFPHLIAGPVLRFRDLADQFNNRTHTLDKFSEGCTRFMQGFIKKVFIADTLAVVADHCFALQNPTTGDAWLGALAYTAQLYFDFSGYSDMAIGLGLMMGFRFMENFKQPYISQSITEFWRRWHISLSTWLRDYLYITLGGNRKGTLMTYRNLFLTMLLGGLWHGANITYIVWGAWHGMWLAIEKALGLNTSPRSLNPIRWALTFLLVVMGWVIFRAENLHVAGRMYGAMFSFGDWSLSELNQASLTGLQVATLVVAYVTLAFFGLRDLYTNQPPVKTKPVVNVETDGPAAATPGMIKAAPGENPASIHEPGYTVGVDAQVQPAYWTADWSRYVMRGLILLLFIASILKLSAQSFSPFLYFQF